In Oncorhynchus masou masou isolate Uvic2021 chromosome 31, UVic_Omas_1.1, whole genome shotgun sequence, the sequence atcagagagggagaaaagcagtTGGAAGGAGGGGAGAATGAGGGGGAAAAGAGGAAAAGCTGTTTGACTgcatcagagagggagaaaagcagttggaaggaggggagaatgagggagaaagaggaaaagCTGTTTGACTgcatcagagagggagaaaagcagttggaaggaggggagaatgagggggaaagaggaaaagCTGCTTGACTGCAtcagagaaggagaaaagcagtTGGAAGGAAGGGAGAATAAGAGGAAAAGCTGTTTGACTgcatcagagagggagaaaagcagtTGGAAGAAGGTGAGAATGATGGGAAAAGGAGGAAAAGCTGTTTGACTgcatcagagagggagaaaagcagtTGGAAGGAGGTGAGAATGAGGGAAAAGGAGGAAAAGCTGTTTGACTgcatcagagagggagaaaagcagttggaaggaggagagaatgaggggaaAAGAGGAAAAGCTGTTTGACTgcatcagagagggagaaaagcagttggaaggaggagagaatgagggggaAAAGAGGAAAAGATGTTTGACTgcatcagagagggagaaaagcagttggaaggaggagagaatgaggggaaAAGAGGAAAAGCTGTTTGACTgcatcagagagggagaaaagcagtTGAGAGAATGAGGGGAAAAGAGGAAAAGCTGCTTGACTgcatcagagagggagaaaagcagttggaaggaggagggagaatgaggggaaagaggaagaaagaggaaaaGCTGTTTGACTgcatcagagagggagaaaagcagttggaaggaggagagaatgaggggaaAAGAGGAAAAGCTGTTTGACTgcatcagagagggagaaaagcagtTGGAAGAAGGTGAGaataaggggaagagaggaaatgCTGTTTGACTgcatcagagagggagaaaagcagttggaaggaggagagaatgaggggaaAAGAGGAAAAGCTGTTTGACTgcatcagagagggagaaaagcagttggaaggaggagagaatgaggggaaAAAGAGGAAAAGCTGTTTGACTgcatcagagagggagaaaagcagtTGGAAAAGGAGAGAATGATGGGAAAAGGAGGAAAAGCTGTTTGACTgcatcagagagggagaaaagcagttggaagaaggagagaatgaggggaAAAGAGGAAAAGCTGTTTGACTgcatcagagagggagaaaagcagttggaaggaggagagaatgaggggaaAAGAGGAAAAGCTGTTGAGGGGAAAAGAGGAAAGCTGTTTGACTgcatcagagagggagaaaagcagttggaaggaggagagaatgcaGTTGGGGAAAGAATGAGGGGGAAAAGAGGAGAAGATGTTTGACTgcatcagagagggagaaaagcagtTGGAAGGAGGGGAGAATGAGGGGAAAAGAGGAAAAGCTGCTTGACTgcatcagagagggagaaaagcagtTGGAAGAAGGAGAGAATGATGGGAAAAGGAGGAAAAGCTGTTTGACTgcatcagagagggagaaaagcagtTGGAAGAAGGTGAGAATGATGGGAAAAGGAGGAAAAGCTGTTTGACTgcatcagagagggagaaaagcagttggaaggaggagagaatgaggggaaAAGAGGAAAAGCTGTTTGACTgcatcagagagggagaaaagcagttggaagaaggagagaatgaggggaAGAGAAGAAATGCTGTTTGACTgcatcagagagggagaaaagcagttggaaggaggagagaatgaggggaaAAAGAGGAAAAGCTGTTTGACTgcatcagagagggagaaaagcagtTGGAAGAAGGAGAGAATGATGGGAAAAGGAGGAAAAGCTGTTTGACTgcatcagagagggagaaaagcagtTGGAAGAAGGAGAGAATGATGGGAAAAGAGGAAAAGCTGTTTGACTgcatcagagagggagaaaagcagtTGGAAGAAGGTGAGaataaggggaagagaggaaatgCTGTTTGACTgcatcagagagggagaaaagcagtTGGAAGAAGGTGAGTGAGGGGAAAAGAGGAAAAGCTGTTTGACTgcatcagagagggagaaaagcagtTGGAAGAAGGTGAGaataaggggaagagaggaaatgCTGTTTGACTgcatcagagagggagaaaagcagtTGGAAGAAGGTGAGaataaggggaagagaggaaatgCTGTTTGACTgcatcagagagggagaaaagcagttggaaggaggagagaatgaggggaaAAAGAGGAAAAGCTGTTTGACTgcatcagagagggagaaaagcagtTGGAGACAAACTAAGAGTAGAAACAAAAATGAATAATTGGAAGCTGAACGGAGTAGACATACAGCCTTTTAGAGAGGCAATGTGATCCTTCAAATATAGGCCCTGTAGGGATATCATTGTAGGGATATCATTGTAGGGATATCATTGCATTCAAGCTCAGATACCAGCCCAGGTTCTCATGGACAATCTATTGAGCCCTGGTTTTGGTTTTCTGCTGAGAGGAGTAACACAAACATCTATTTTTCACTCCAACCTGTCTGCTATCAGATCAGAGTACCCACGTTGAATACCAACTCCAAACAAATTGCATCGGCTGAATTCAAGATTCTGATCAAGTGTTTTCTCAAGGTGCACAATGGTTGGGGGGGTGGATTAGTTATTCATACTGTAGTCCCTCTtgcatcctctctctgtcagtctcatCCTCCAAAGGCCTGGAGAACAGATTGTATCACACTGTTTGGGCCAAATTATAATTGCTAATCTGCTTGTTTGGGGACAGCAGCATTTCAAGTGATGGGAGTGCAATTTGCTGTGCGTTATAAGTGTTTAGGAGGAGGGAGAAGTTGGCTTGTCAGTCTGCTGCTGTTTGCTGTCAGGTTGTAGAGAAACAGGGAGGAAGTTGAGTCTTACATACCACATACTCTATTCCCCCTCAGGTGCAACGCTTATTGACACCCAGCCTCTCAGATAATCTCAGATAATCCTTCCTCAGCATCATCAACTTTAGAGGAGGCCCTTGTCAGACCCTGGCAgcagattgtcagaccctggcagcagattgtcagaccctggcagcagattgtcagaccctggcAGTAGATTGTCAGACCCTGGCAGTAGATTGTCAGACCCTGGCAGTAGATTGTCAGACCCTGGCAGCAGATTAACAGACCCTGGCAgcagattgtcagaccctggcagcagattgtcagaccctggcagcagattgtcagaccctggcagtagattgtcagaccctggcagcagattgtcagaccctggcagtagattgtcagaccctggcagtagattgtcagaccctggcagtagattgtcagaccctggcagtagattgtcagaccctggcagcagattgtcagaccctggcagtagattgtcagaccctggcagcagattgtcagaccctggcagtagattgtcagaccctggcagtagattgtcagaccctggcagtagattgtcagaccctggcagtagattgtcagaccctggcagcagattgtcagaccctggcAGTAGATTgggttgtgtgtttgtgagtgtgcgtTTTTCACACATGGAGCGTCAATCTGATGTTTATGATCAACAAAGTGCTGTTTAATACAGCCATTAACCTAAAAGATGTACCACTGCCCTTTAAAACTCATTACCAAGCTCCTTAACTTGGTGACAAATATTACCTATAGTGagaagaacaagtatttgatacactgccgattttgcaggttttcctacttacaaagcatgtagaggtctgtaattttttatcataggaacacttcaactgtgagagacggaatctaaaacaaaaatccagaaaatcacattgtatgatttttaagtaactaATTTGCATGTTAttgcaccataatttgcaaataaataaattaacaaaTCCTACAAtaggattttctggattttgtttctcgttttgtctgtcatagttgaagtgtacctatgatgaaaattacaggcctttctcatctttttaagtcggagaacttgcacaattggtggctgagtgaaaacctccttccatcagcaagggcacacaccacccgggcaacgaaggagtggcttcgtaagaagcatttcaaggtcctggagtggcctagccagtctccagatctcaaccccatagaaaatctttgaagggagttgaaagtccgtgttgcccagcaacagccccaaacatcactgctctagagtagatctgcatggaggaatgggccaaaataccagcaacagtgtgtgaaaaccttgtgaagacttacagaaaacgtttgacctctgtcattgcccacaaagggtatataacaaagtattgagataaaattttgttattgaccaaatacttattttccaccataatttgcaaataaattaattaagaatcctacaatgtgattttctggattttttagttagttaaagtgtacctacgatgaaaattacaggcctctctcatctttttaagtgggagaacttgcacaattggtggctgactaaatacttttttgccccactgtagttctGAAATAGTCTTTTCATCAACATCAGACCCTTCATaggctggagacagacagacagagacaagacattGGCTGCTGCATGGCAGTATGTTCCAGAAGTTTACTCACACAAGACTGACAGCAAAGTTAATTCCCTCTCCGCTGCTCCAGGCTCAAGTGCATTGTGGGATTGAATTTGACAGTGCTTTAGAAAAGAGGTTAGGCAATAGGCATCCTCTCAAACACATTCCGTATCATTGTTGCACCAAAATCTCCACATTGATTTGAATGTTGTATTTTGTGGGCATCACACACATATCCTTATGGTTTTCATATGTCATACAGTGGTGAATGCAGGCTTCCAACTTGAATCCTGCTCCAGTCAGTTCTGCTCCAGTCAGTCCTACTCCAGTCAGTCCTGGTCCAGTCAGTCCTGCTCCAGTCAGTCCTGCTCCAGTCAGTCCTGGTCCAGTCAGTCCTGCTCCAGTCAGTCCTGGTCCAGTCAGTCCTGCTCCAGTCAGTCCTACTCCAGTCAGTCCTGGTCCAGTCAGTCCTGCTCCAGTCAGTCCTGCTCCAGTCAGTCCTACTCCAGTCAGTCCTACTCCAGTCAGTCCTGGTCCAGTCAGTCCTGCTCCAGTCAGTCCTACTCCAGTCAGTCCTGGTCCAATCAGTCCTGCTCCAGTCAGTCCTGCTCCAGTCAGTTCTGCTCCAGTCAGTCCTACTCCAGTCAGTCCTGGTCCAATCAGTCCTGGTCCAGTCAGTCCTGGTCCAATCAGTCCTGGTCCAGTCAGTTCTGCTCCAGTCAGTCCTACTCCAGTCAGTCCTGCTCCAGTCAGTCCTACTACAGTCAGTCCTACTCCAGTCAGTCCTGGTCCAGTCAGTTCTGCTCCAGTCAGTCCTGATCCAGTCAGTCCTGATCCAGTCAGTCCTACTCCAGTCAGTCCTGCTCCAGTCAGTCCTGCTCCAGTCCGTCCTGCTCCAGTCAGTCctgctccctgtgtg encodes:
- the LOC135524859 gene encoding golgin subfamily A member 6-like protein 22 codes for the protein MRGKEEKLFDCIREGEKQLEGGENEGEKRKRCLTASEREKSSWKEERMRGKEEKLFDCIREGEKQWEKEEKLFDCIREGEKQLEEGENDGKRRKSCLTASEREKSSWKEERMRGKEEKLFDCIREGEKQLEEGENEGKRRNAV